The DNA region cctttcaAGGTTACCCTTAGATACCATTAGCTTtggatgatcaagagaagactacTTTTGTAACACCCACTGGGAATTACcactacaaggtgatgccctttggattgaagaatgcatGATCAACTAatcagaggatgatgactagaatgtttgaaccTTAACTTGACAAGAATATTGAAGTCTACatagatgacatggtggtgaaagcAAGGTAGAGTCCAAGCATGTAAGTGACCTCGGAAGTATTTTTGAGGTGTTGAGAGAGCACAAGTTACGTcttaatgcttctaagtgtTCCTTTGGCGTTAGTTCGAGCAAATTTCTGAGTTACATGGTCACCCATCATGGAATTGAAGTCAACCTTGATCAAATTAAggcaattaataatttataaccTCTTTGGAATCccaaagaagtccagaagttgacaGGAATAACTGCAGCCTTAAACCaatttatttctcggtccgcAGATAGATGTAGGCCTTTTTTTCCAACTATTACACAAATGGAATGGGTTTGAGTGGACTGAAGAATGTGCTCTAGCTTTTCAGCAATTGAAGGATtacctttctcggccacctattatgTCCAGACCCAAGGAGGAAGAGGTTCTTTTTGCCTATATTGCCACGATTCCCTATGTAGTTAGTTTGGTATTAGTAAGGGTAGAGAATGGAGTACAACaaccagtttattatgtgagcaagtcactacaTGAAGCAGAAGGTTGTTATTTACCTTTAGAGAAAGCTATTTTGGCCGTGGTGCATGCTACACAGAAACTCCcttattattttcaagctcatacaGTTATGGTGTTAACTCAACTCCCTCTGCAGTTGTTGCTTCGAAAGGCTGATTATACAGGGAGGATTGCCAAGTGAGGGATGATTTTGGGGGCATTTgacatcaagtatatgcctcagACTTCTTTTGAAGGGCAAGTTCTTGCAAATTTAGTGGCAGAATTTATTAAGTCTCTAATAGAGATAGAGGACGAGGAGCATAACTCAGGAGGAATGCAAGTTAAGGCAATTTATCTACAAGGGCCTTCATCCTGGAAGTTGTATGTTGATGGTGTAGCAAATCAAAAGGGATCTAAAGTGGGGGTAGTTGTAGTGTCCCCAGACAGGATTACCTTTGAGAAATCTTTAAGGTTAGGTTTCTCGGCCAcaaataatgaagccgagtatgagACTTTGATAGTAGGGATTGCCATGGTTCAGAAGATGGGAGGAAAAGTTGTGAAAGTATTCTCGAACTCAAGGTTGGTTATAGGTCAAGTAAGGGGAGAGTTGGAAGCTAGAGATTTGAGAATGCAAGGGTATTTGAGTGAAGCTTGGCGTTTGCAGTcaagttttaagtttttcacTATACAACAAATCCCAAGAAGCAGAAATACACATACTGATTCTCTGGCAACTTTGGCAACCTCTTCTGGACAAGACTTACCTCGAGATATACTTGTTAAGGATTTGCATAAGCCCACCAAGGAGAATGTCCAAGTTCACCAGATCATGGTTGGATCTAGCTGGATGGATCCTTTGGTCCTATTTCTCAAAGAAGGTACTTTGCCCGATGAGAAGGGAGAGGCAGATAAAATACGGAGGAAAGCTCCTCGTTTTTGGTTGTTCGAGGAGTAAAAGTTGTATAAGCGTTCCTTCTTTGGACCATACTTGCTCTGTGTTCATCTTGAGGCAGTGGAGCCACTTTCAGAAGAGTTGCATGAGGGAATCTGTGGAATTCATACAGGGGCAGGTCGCTATCATATAGAGCCCTTACTTAGGGGTATTGGTTGCCAAGTATGcagaaagaaacacaaaaatatgtaaaaaaatgtgATAAGTGCTAGAGATTTGCTCCGAACATTCATCAGTCAGGGGGTG from Castanea sativa cultivar Marrone di Chiusa Pesio chromosome 6, ASM4071231v1 includes:
- the LOC142639982 gene encoding uncharacterized protein LOC142639982, encoding MILGAFDIKYMPQTSFEGQVLANLVAEFIKSLIEIEDEEHNSGGMQVKAIYLQGPSSWKLYVDGVANQKGSKVGVVVVSPDRITFEKSLRLGFSATNNEAEYETLIVGIAMVQKMGGKVVKVFSNSRLVIGQVRGELEARDLRMQGYLSEAWRLQSSFKFFTIQQIPRSRNTHTDSLATLATSSGQDLPRDILVKDLHKPTKENVQVHQIMVGSSWMDPLVLFLKEGTLPDEKGEADKIRRKAPRFWLFEE